TACAACTTGTACAAAACATTCATGGAAACACATCATTTATGATCTTGCAGCTCCATGGAAAATGGGTATGACACTTATTGTGGAGAAAGAGGAGTGCAGCTGTCTGGAGGGCAAAAGCAGCGGATTGCACTTGCGCGAGCGATACTAAAGAATCCAAGTATCCTTCTCTTGGATGAAGCAACCAGTGCCCTTGATAGCGTATCGGAGAATCTAGTCCAAGAAGCACTGGAGAAGATGATGGTTGGCAGAACATGTGTAATGGTAGCTCACAGGTTGTCCACAATACAAAAAGCAGACTCCATAGCAGTGATAATGAATGGAAATGTGGTAGAACAAGGATCACACTCTGAACTAGTCTCAATTGGAAGAGGTGGTGCCTACTACGCTTTGATAAAACTACAGAGCAATCAAGCAATTCAGCAAGAACAAACTAAAATGAAATAGTGGTCATGTTCAACTATTCTGTTTAGCATCCTTCACTGCATGAGAGTGATGTTAACCCAAGTTTCTAAAGCGGGCTTCGTTCCTAATATAAACATGTTTATGTTTTGTAACCCAACGGTCCAAACGTATataccattttttttcttttatttatccACGTCCCCGACTCCAATCCGTCGGTAAGTTTATCCGCGGTGTGGGATCTTGGAGATGGCCGTCATACGAATACGAATACGAATCATAAGCTCCGACGCCCACTTTTAACTTGTTTGTTAGTTGCAACGTATAAGCACCACTCGGAGGAGACAATTCAAGTTTGAATAATTAATCTATAACGAAGACGTGTTGCGGTTTATCTACGTTCGCAAATTCTTTGTTTAAAATTCTCATCGTTTATGCATACATAAGCCAAATAGAACATCACTAAAGTGATGACCAAGAattagcttttgtttttagggcaaattataaaatagtataattttccatcataaattagaaaaatatcaccacttattttctaattataaaAAGTCATCTCAATTGactataaattataaaatagtcaaCAAACTTggaataaaattagaaaatagtcacttttaaaatatttttcgaACAATTTTGATTCTCGGATAAAGTTGTCCTCGCCGTTTTGATTCTCGTAGCCCATGCCTACGCATTATATTGCCCACCACTTTGAGCTAAAAACACCACCAATCAATTTATGACCAAAAGAGACACGCCGGGAGGCCCAAGTCATACACAAGCTCATGCTAAGTACTTGCTCTATGCCAAGCTTCTCTTTATCAAGGTCGCACATCTATGATCTATCGGAGACTAATGAGAGTCATGCCAAGTTTAAACAATATACTTAATCAAATTCCATGCACTCTCTCTTGGtccatcaaaattcaaacgaTGAAGGCAACCAAACCTAAACTGCAATGCACATGCCTAAGCATGGTTGTCATGAGCTCAAAAGGAAGTCTAGCTTATGCAAGCTCTCTTTCTACTCGGGCCAGACACGAATCAAGCACGCAAAGGCCAAGCAAAGAAAGTATTTGTATTTCTTTTCATGTCATGCAAAGCAAAACCATCAAGCATATTTACGAGCCAAATGCGAATGTCTTACAACACTTTAAAATCTCAGGTTTTTTATTGATTATGTAGACTATTTTATAGTCATCACATAGCCTACATAATCAAAGGGGCTAATGTTGATGCCTCTTTTTCCACAAGTCAAAAGTTAAGGTGCAACATGCGAAGAACCGAATCAGCGGTCCTAAAATCACGCCAAACTTAATATCAAGTCAAGCATAAATTAAAACACGTCATGCAATTCTCGTAAAACCAAGCTACGCTTTGGGGCTTACACGAGGGTCGTGGTTTGGAAGGTAACGAAGCTTGTGAGGCACATCGTCAAAATAGAACACGTAAACAAATTTTGGGCTTAGGAACTAAAATTCATGCATTATGTGGCTTTAAATTCGACATTGGGCTAATAGAGAAAGAGATATTCAACCTAATAAAGCCGAGGCCCATTTCTGGCCCAAAACCCATCATATAACCCATGGCACATATCCGTCCCAGCAGCTTCTTCCTCAAACAGAAGGCACGTTCTctctttttgttgttgtgacTGGTGCACAGCCATTTCCGGCAACACCAGAAAATCAGGAAGCGCAAATCCTCCAAAGATCTCTTGCCTTAATCCTCCCCCAAATCATGCAATCCCATCTATACTGAACTCACAAGCATCCAGCTCCCTTACCACGCCTTCTGTAAGTTTCATCATTGTGAGCCCGATTTACTGCTGTTACAGAAAAGTTCGTCACGGTGAGGTCAACTTGTTGTTGTTACTATCTAGCCAGATCAATCACAACAAGATCGTTCTTGGATCATTTCCTCGATCGATTTTGGGCCTAGTCACACCGCAAAAACACCCCCTTACAAACTCATATGATCCAAATTTTGACATTAATGTGGTGTCACACCTGTTGTCACACAATATATCACACAAACATTGttttgtgacaggtagtgtgataggtggTGTGACTCTCATTGTGACAGTCGATGTGACTGCTATTGTGGGCGACATTGTAACTGATAGCTTAATTAACAAAACTAATAGTCACATATCAATATAGTGGATAACATTCACAAAATCACGTAAATTGAAACTTAAAAATGaataattgaagaaacaaaaagaaaataaattgactTTGGCACCCAAAAAATTGCTATGGCCACCCATGGCCATCTTTGCTTTGCAATCAACTTCGTTTTCTGTCGCCGTCACACCCACAGCTTCACCATCATCTCCAATCAGCGCTACATCAGCTGCCCTTGTTCCAAGCACTCCACAATGTCGTCGTCCTCTCTTCAATTCCAACCTCTCGTCGATTAGAACTAGACATCCTCAAGCCAAGGATCGCACCGGCCATGGCGACAAGATCCAGATCTCTGATTCATGTCAGTCTTCACTCCTCTGTCTCAAATCCATATCGGACCTCCACTTCATTCTGTAGACCAAATCCCACACTCGATTCGACCGAGATCCTCCGACGGTGACCGTGCCTCTCTGACGTCGATAGCTTCCATTCACCTCTGATCTCCAGCTGTCGCACTCTCAAAGGAGGGTGGAAAAAGGGTAGTCCAAATCTGATCCGTTTTTCATTTGACTCGATTCCGGCATCACCGTCATGACTCTCCTTGATCCCCACCAGCTTTGTTTCACGATCTTGATTCCGTCTTCACCAAAAAGAGTCGCCGACAAGGTTGAGAGAGGAAAGCGGATAAATTATAAAGAGAGATTTCGATTTGAAAGAGTCAGTGGAACGCcataatatttttaatttttgtggGCAATGCTTTAAGAAAATCAGGATACtgactttttctaatttttcgtatcttacttgatttttttctaaatacATGCATCAattgtgacttttttataagaagcccttTTTTCTAATTAGGACATTAGGTTTGTAACTatgcatcagaagctttatgTTTGAAGACGAGAAAGGTATCTACTTTCGCAGAACCGGAAATACTTGGCTTCATCCAATGGTGATCGAAGGGTCTATCACTCTATTGACTATTGTTGGTCTTTAAATCAACAATCATACTCTCTATTCTAACAGCAATGATCATACCGTAAGAAATGCATATAGTTCGATAGAgaaattcaatatatatatatatatatatataataatggtATGTATGATATACATATAAACAGTCCGTTTCTGCTGCGGACGCCCGCATGGTACGAATTTGGCGATTCTGGTAATCGGCGACATGCAACGATGGCGCGGATGGTGCCGGCCATGCTCCTCCTTCCCGACGCTCCTATCTGTGCCGGCCGAAATTGCAGCGCCTGCCCACTCTGGCCGAAATcttaaaatttcaagtttatgtGCACCGTGCGGAAATTTCGAGATTCTAGTCGGCATAGACAGGAGTTCCGGCACAATTCGTGTTGTCGTTGCCGGTCGCCAGAATCGCCAAATCTGCACCGTGCGGACGGTGTGGACGTCTGCAACTAAGAATTTCtctacatataaatatatgtaccAAAATGCTAGCTAAGAACCGACTGAAATACTCATGTATTGggagagaaaatgagaaacTAAGGTAACCGTGGCTTGGTAAGCTGCTGAATTTGCATGGCAATTTTTAGGATCTTGCATGTCAAACTCGATCAAGTCGAGTATAGATTTTGGAGGGATGAGGGGTTGGCCTTGGGACTTAAAATTTCGGCCTCTCTCGCTTTCATTAGGATTTGTGTTTAGATGATTAAATCTTTTGTATATTTAAGGAGGAATGGTTTTTCTGATTCAGTTGAACTCGTGGTGATCGACCTCCCCTCCTTGTTTCTCGTTGGCGTACAACAATATCCATAGCAATGTTCATAGGGTCGTCATTCCCGTCAACATTATGATGAAATTAATTATCTTGGCAATCTCACACTGCCATGTTTAATATATAAGGGACATTATTTTGCATTGCTTCTGCTAACACCACCTCATGAACGGGGTGATCTCCAGCTTAATTCCCTCCTATTATGGTCGCTGGATCGGTGGATGGAGACCTGGAAGGCCTAACATGCAGGCAAGCCAATTCGGTAGCCCCTCTGTTTGCTCGGGTATCGCCATTAACGTCACACACGGTGGTTCGCCTAAATGATAGACCCTATGTACTGGCACACATTCCCACATCGAAAGAAGAGCCAGACACATTTCCCAATACACTTATAAATATGCTGCTTAAACCACCTAAAAGAGGTAACGTATTCCTAAGTCCTTAACTCTCAAACTTTTTTTTGTACCAGATACTACTTAAGTTTCAAAAGGTCAAAGGCTGGCACAACATTGACCCTTTGACTTTGATTTATATTGTGTGCGTATCTCACTGAACTGACACATTGAAATATAAAGCTACGCGACGCTAGATCCCCTGGATTTGACTCCTGTAACAGCTTCTATCTTCTCTCTTGCTATATTATTTGCCAACAACAccaattttgtttctcttttaaATTATCTATCTTGCAGATTGAACAAATGAACAATAGGATCCAAACGAAACCAAAAAGGTGCATCATGGTCTTGTATTGATCGGGGGctctaatttttataattactgaCTTACATTTTGTACGTACCTCGAGTGATAAGCAATGTCTTGGGACATCTCTGCCGTCAACTGAAATAGGATACGAAACAATAGGATCCAAACGAAACCAAAAAGGTGCATCATGGTCTTGTATTGATCGGGGGctctaatttttataattactgaCTTACATTTTGTACGTACCTCGAGTGATAAGCAATGTCTTGGGACATCTCTGCCGTCAACTGAAATAGGATACGAAACCTCCTTAAGCATAACTACAAAATCAATTTGTAGTAAACAAGTATCGCACTGCAAGTGGCAAATTAAAATATCGTCAACATTCTAATGAACGAGTCAGCtgataataaagcatcaaaaagaaatatattatattgttCTTCATACTCGGTATTCCAGTTATAGTGACTTTCGTTCAATCCGAAGTTTCAAACATTGACGAAAGGTATCAATAATGACTACTGCTCTGAACCTCCAATTCGGAGTTGAATAGATTAAATGTCATGCATGAAGCTTCAACCAACATATCAGATCAATTTATTGGGTTGTTTGATGTCAATGTAATATTTTAATTCTCATCAGTTTCTCATACAACACTGATTATTCCTTTGCTGGAAAGAGTAGTCAATTCATTCTTAGTCAGTCGACCTTCGACCTGTAGCTTTTCTTATCGCGACGCCGGCAAGAGCGCAGTTCTCAATCGTTCATACTTCATAGTTTAGTTCATGCAATATACCTAATCGTTCTAAATTTGTTGTTCTCATCGCAAAAGGAACAAATTCGTTCATATGATAGGAGGGATGCACCAAGGTTTGGCTCTATTGTTTCGTGTTTTTCTCATTTGCCTAAACTAATGCTGTTGGGTTCCAGCTAACATTGCAATCACCATAGCAAGTATCGGGATCTAACACCACACCACATATAAATGAGAATGGTAAAATTACTAAATATGGCTTGAGTAAGTCACAGAACCAATGTAAGGTAACTCAAAAAAATGCATGATTAAAACACCAAAGAATAAAACTTATCAACCCCAAATAAAAGTGTAGACGTGCACAATAACTCAAAAAAATGATGCGGTTTAGGTCGATCACCATTTCACTGAGATATGCACAATGTCTATTATTTTGGTTTAGTAAGAGCATCCACACCCATAAATTgcatttgctcaagcaaatggtagggccagaagcaaattttacttcaagcaaatcgatttcatattttgctcaagcaaatcgatttttttacacacccatttacaatttgcttgagcaatttaatcttgtcttgttgtgaaataattaatttttttttccagatatatttacaaccaataataatgtgccacgtgtcattatcgacttgatattatccaaaatttccgataagattttcgactaatagataattgacaggtgtcactgccacgtgtcattgtcgCTAAAATAATTAGAGCAGATTttcgataagattttcgactagtagagaattgacacgtgtcactgtcggcaaaataattggaccaaatttctaataagattttcgaccaatttgctataaaaacgtctaatatcactcattataactcatcattcaatctaaacacttagcaacatggaaggaagccaatgggtgctcattgttttggaaaaaaatgctaaacgaaatgagagaggagatggaggaagatgtgaaatttgttgtgcacaaattggtgtgagttcataacaaattgaagtagtatttataggcaattttttgggagaattttgaaattttggggatttttttacaattttttgggtttatttccgttatgatcaaatagtagccgttgccaattaattctggccgttggatcgaaatttctgattcaaaatggaagtCTCAGATCAATTAGACCGTTGGCCAATTAGTGAGACACGTGTCAGCCATTCATTGGCTcgttgttgtttttttaatgGCGGTGGGCTCCGCCAAGCGAACGAGCAAACGCCggagcaaaatttgctcgaGTGATCGGACGAGCACCGCGATTGGGTTGACTGGGCGAGCAGctcgcctcctcctgctcgccggTGCGAGCCTCCCCTTCTCCTGCTGGAGCACGCCGGCACATTTGCTGGCCGGTGCGGATGCTCTAATATAATCATTTTCGTATCAACTCCATATTTAATTCTTGATGCACCTCACTCGATCACTCATAGACAAGCTACAGCCAACTGGTTCTGGGCGAAGGCACCAAGATTTAATTACTCCTGATTTGCTCGTTCATGCTCATCAAGGCTTATTCTTTCCCGCCCCAAAAGCAATTGCCAATTGGCACAACCCACCTTCCTCCTGGTTGTCCCATACGATACGCGTTTTTACCCCCTTCGAAGCTGCCCAAACATTATACCCCACTTCCATCTACCAagttaccaaaataccctccTGCAaacctcctcctcttctcccaCGTGGCACTCATTTTCTCTATATAAGCTCACACACAGGTGCCGCACTCCGGTTTCTCTCTCAACTCCAACCATGAAGCTCCGATCGTGGCTCTCCGCCACTTGCTCCTCCCACGCATCCACAGTCTCCGTCCCCCAACCCCAACCCACGTACCGAAAACGACACGTCGTCTCCGACTCCGGCAGCTCCTCCGACAACCCCATCAGCTCCTCCAGTAGCGACACCTGCAGCACCAGCCTCCACTCCAACCTCTCCCTCCAGACGCTGCCATCTGTCCCCTCCCTCCAGAAGCTCATCTCCGAATTCAACGCCGCGAACATCTCCGTCTCCCACGTCTGCATCACCTCCCTCATCTCCCCTCGCCAGATCACCTGCCTCGCAGTCCACCACAACCTCCTCTACGCCGCCGCCGGCCACGAAATCAACGTCTACGATGGGGCAGACTTCTCCCTCCTCGACTCGTTCAACGCTCACGATCCCTCCTCCGGGTCCGTAAAATCCGTGTCCTTTTCCGACGGCAAGGTTTTCACAGCTCACCAGGACTGTAAAATCAAAGTCTGGGAGATAATCCCGGGTAATAACAAACGCCACAAACTCGTGACGACTCTCCCAACCGTCAACGACCGTTTGCTCCGTTTCGCTCTCCCCAAGAACTACGTCACCGTACGCCGTCACGTGAAGCGCCTCTGGATCCAGCACGCCGACGCCGTCACCAGCATCGCCGTCAACAACGGTCTTGTGTACTCCGTCTCCTGGGATAAGAGCCTGAAGATTTGGCGGGACTCGAATCTCCGGTGCGTGGAGTCCGTGAAGGCGCACGAGGACGCCGTGAGCTCGGTGGCGGTGGCGAAGGACGGGACGGTGTACACCGGGTCGGCGGACCGTCGGATCCGGGTCTGGGCGAGGCCGCAAGACGGGAAGCGCCACGTGTTGGTGACGACGCTGGAGAAGCACAAGTCGGCGGTGAACGCTTTGGCGTTAAACGAGGACGGAACGGTGCTGTTCTCGGGGGCTTGTGACCGTTCGATCTTGGTGTGGGAGAGGGAGGACAGCGCGAACCACATGGCGGTCACCGGAGCGTTGAGGGGGCACGGGAAGGCGATACTGTGTTTGTTCAACGTCGGGGTTTTTCTGCTGAGTGGCTCGGCGGATCGGACGGTGAGGATGTGGCAGCGCGGGGAGGACGGGAGTTATTGCTGCTTGGGGGTTTTGGAGGGACATGTGAAACCGGTGAAGGCGGTGGTGGCGGTTATGGGAGAGGGTGGTGGCGATGGAGACGGCGTCGTTTCGGTTGTGAGTGGGAGTTTAGATGGAGTGGTGAAGGTGTGGCGTGTGTCGATGGTATGATTAGTGTTCTGAAGTTTGTGTAAGAATTAATTGCAACGCGGGAGTACGTTCTGTGGCTAGCTCTCACAGTACTGCAATCATTTTCAGATGTTTTTGTTTCATGAATATGATTGCTCAGATATGTGCTTAATTAGCATAGCGGCATGGTTTGTTGATCGGAATTGTGGTTCGATGTTGATTAATATTTTGTTGTATAATGGACTAGTGTGTTACGTACAGCAATACGGGTTCAGTTCTACGGCCAGATCCTCTCTCTGGTTTCGAATCCTCGAACATATTTACAAGAGGTCTCATAAACTATATATTTTGCATATGTATCTCACAATCTGTGGTTAGCTTGATCATTAatattgcaaaaaaaaaaaaattgtttcagCTATAACCGGGACTATAATTAAACGTACTGCATGTTGATCGAGGATATAGATATGCATAAATCACTGTTCGTAACTGTGTAAGAACATCTTAATCAAGCTAACTCACCTCTCTCTATATATTGTCTCCTTGGCTATTGTGGAGATCTCTTGTTTAGCTTTTTATCACCAAATTCCTGAATGGCTCGATCTAGCACCGCCAGTCACATTGTACTACGGAGGTTACAACTAGCATTTAGTTACCAATTTAGATGTCAAAACCACATTATA
This is a stretch of genomic DNA from Argentina anserina chromosome 4, drPotAnse1.1, whole genome shotgun sequence. It encodes these proteins:
- the LOC126791403 gene encoding protein JINGUBANG: MKLRSWLSATCSSHASTVSVPQPQPTYRKRHVVSDSGSSSDNPISSSSSDTCSTSLHSNLSLQTLPSVPSLQKLISEFNAANISVSHVCITSLISPRQITCLAVHHNLLYAAAGHEINVYDGADFSLLDSFNAHDPSSGSVKSVSFSDGKVFTAHQDCKIKVWEIIPGNNKRHKLVTTLPTVNDRLLRFALPKNYVTVRRHVKRLWIQHADAVTSIAVNNGLVYSVSWDKSLKIWRDSNLRCVESVKAHEDAVSSVAVAKDGTVYTGSADRRIRVWARPQDGKRHVLVTTLEKHKSAVNALALNEDGTVLFSGACDRSILVWEREDSANHMAVTGALRGHGKAILCLFNVGVFLLSGSADRTVRMWQRGEDGSYCCLGVLEGHVKPVKAVVAVMGEGGGDGDGVVSVVSGSLDGVVKVWRVSMV